In the genome of Triticum urartu cultivar G1812 chromosome 5, Tu2.1, whole genome shotgun sequence, one region contains:
- the LOC125506499 gene encoding protein SMAX1-LIKE 3-like yields the protein MSGAGRPDIFGGTVLGETTASIIPPWLRRYKDTNCCGACPQADAACRRLKFTELSATNHRILCDALELRVPRHGSIVAGTSSTVLRCRSGVTRRRLSSSLSTWLLFIGRDGGGKMAVARELARLVFDSYAEFTTLHVQGDPDIPARSGMLTHKRPRSPDNGNGGDLGARLFEAFTENPHRLILIDDVDRLDRDSEMRIRNAVADGGMVTGCNGDVVGLEDAIVVLSASDVLDSRYVASSSSPRVKRRFSGQNREEGDATEMEVRCRRRHGWDLNVCAVDEEEEEEEEEEDSLADDGGIMNVVDGVFLFN from the exons ATGTCAGGAGCAGGGCGACCGGACATCTTTGGTGGCACCGTCCTAGGAGAAACGACGGCGAGCATTATTCCTCCGTGGCTCCGCCGCTACAAAGATACAAACTGCTGCGGTGCCTGTCCTCAAGCAGAC GCTGCTTGCCGCCGGCTGAAGTTCACGGAGCTCAGCGCGACAAATCACAGGATCCTCTGTGATGCGCTCGAGCTGCGCGTTCCGCGACACGGGAGCATCGTCGCCGGCACATCGAGCACGGTACTCCGGTGCCGATCGGGCGTGACGAGGAGGAGGCTGTCTAGCTCGTTGTCGACCTGGCTGCTCTTCATAGGAAGGGACGGTGGCGGCAAGATGGCGGTTGCTCGGGAGCTCGCGAGGCTTGTGTTTGACTCCTACGCTGAGTTCACCACACTGCATGTGCAGGGTGACCCCGACATTCCCGCACGCAGCGGCATGCTAACCCACAAGAGGCCGAGATCACCGGACAACGGCAATGGTGGCGACCTCGGGGCGAGGCTGTTCGAAGCGTTCACGGAGAACCCTCACCGCCTTATATTGATCGACGACGTTGACAGACTGGATCGTGATTCGGAGATGCGCATCAGAAACGCCGTCGCGGATGGAGGAATGGTGACGGGATGCAACGGCGACGTGGTCGGCCTGGAGGATGCCATCGTAGTGCTGAGCGCCTCTGACGTGTTGGACTCGAGGTACGTAGCTTCATCTTCCTCCCCACGGGTAAAGCGACGCTTTAGTGGACAGAACCGTGAGGAAGGTGACGCCACGGAGATGGAAGTGAGATGTCGTCGTCGTCATGGTTGGGATTTGAACGTTTGTGCAGtggatgaggaagaggaggaggaggaggaggaggaggacagtTTAGCAGATGACGGGGGGATCATGAATGTCGTGGATGGTGTTTTCCTATTCAATTAG